The Anopheles maculipalpis chromosome 3RL, idAnoMacuDA_375_x, whole genome shotgun sequence genomic sequence CTCACCCATAACTCTTTGCCCCAGGTCGTGCCGTTTTCTATCTCCTGTGCCGCCATGGTTGCTTCGTTTGCCACCGGCCTTCCTCCTTGGAAAGTTCGCTATAATACACCGTGTACACTTCCGATTGGATGGATGGGAACTTTAGGAAATATATTTTCCCCGGTGACTTTTACACCGTCCGACCCACGGATTACCAAGGTATGTTGAGCGTTttcggacaaaaaaaaaatcacatccaCGAGGAAATTATTCTTGTGCTAAACGAATTTCTTCAGAACACCAACACTAACTTCATGCTTCCCGGAGACAAACACTAAACGCACTTTTCACTTCTTGGAAGTAATTTTCGAACCAACTTTACAATTATAAAGCATAAAGGTAGGCGATGCACAGCCGCTACCACCCACTCAACACTTGCCACACACTCCGATACACAAGGAAGCACAGCTTCCTATCCTAGCAACCCGGCACTGATTCTATGCGACCTGGCCCAGTTGCTCTGGATTTTCTTTACATAAAACTTTCTTATCATATGCACTTAATATTCACATAAGAAACCCCcaacgtgcacacacacacgacactacataaacacacacaaacttgcacacacaccgtgGTGACACGGAAACCGGAAAGAAGGGAAAGCAAACTGCTCCGTCTGATAAGGTTTGCCTTTTGCTATTGAGGAGCTGCAACGGAAGAGGATTTTATTCGTTAAAAATTTAAGTAaacttcacctttttttttgttcatttttattaaagcCTAATAAATTGCGCGGTTGCCATGGTTACGAGTATATGGAGAACAAAACAGTCGTTTCCGATATTTAACTTGgtttatataaattttaacTTAACGGTTTAAGGCTGCGGCTTCGTAAAtactaaaaaaatacacagaaAAGATGTATAAACAATTTCGAAACTTTTGTATCATCATTTAAGGTCACACGACATGCATtcacgtacacaaacacacagaaagaaGCTCAGTCAATCCGCGTTGCGCGCGTAGCCCACACAGGTATGCAGCGTTTCGAGGACATTTATTGAtgacgtttttgtttgtgcttgtgctgCTAGCTTGCCCGTTGTGTTCCTTCGCTACACTTTTCGTGGAATGTTCATCCCACCAACCGGAAGTACTTTTGTTATGTTTCGACGTAGAATTTTAGGAAGGTCTGGTTTCACTAGTACAAAACGTGCTTTTACTGGTTCTTTTACTGGAAAAGCGGATCAAATTTAAGCTCGAgtaaaaatttacatttgcTACTACATGCGCTGGTCATTTCGTATGATATTCAcagtgaaaaatgttttttttctttctccggtTGATTCACAGCCAATTCCTGCCTATATGATTCATCTAACTTCCTTGATAAATCATGTGAAACGAGCTAGTAAGCAAGTGTTTACACTTCATTGATACCACACAAGCGGAAGATTGCAATCGTGACAAAGGTAAAAACATTGAGAACCGCGTTGATAACGAGCCCTTATGAGCAGGCGACCGACCGCCTGTCCCCTATTTACACTGTTAGCGACACAACCAACACATACAGCAACACCCGCGGACACACCCGttaagaaacacacacacacacacacacaggctaGATTTGTTGATAAAGTTGACTATTAGCAAGATTAGCAAATAGAAAAAGCGATTTTCTCAGCAACATCACTGTTGGGGGGCGAACAAACTTTAACTTATGGGAAGAAATCGACACATCGAACATGAAGCAGGCatgcacacacgcgcgcacacacagccCTTTCAAGCAACTGTGGCACGGCAAACAAACGCCCGCAACCTAACAACACAGCCATTGGGCTCTCACGGGTTAACACTTTCACAACCGTTTTGTTCaccaaaaagaaacatttgtgCTCAAAATACAGGTAATCTCCCGAAGAGTTGATTGGAACACTATTTACCACGTTTTAAGATGAATTTGCTTGATTTTAGCTCAAAGTTTCGCGGAGCGCAGACGACGCACATCCACACAGTTTAAGGTTCGCGAAGGTTttgagcagtgtgtgtgtgtgtaactttttttctccatcccTTCGGCTActtcttctttcgcttttttcccaTCATCCCTGCTTTACCGCAAATAGCTCATGTAAAACCGCTTTCAATCTTAGAAAGAGATACAGCATGGGCGGCACTATTGTGTTCTCGCTTTTGTGGGatgttttctctttgttgcTCCTAGCGCTGAAGAACAATCCAGAAAGAGAAACAGAAATGtgcgttggtgtgtgtgtgtgcgtgagggCGATAGCCGAAGCCGTTCGAAAACAAGTTTTCGAAGTTCCGACGGTGTTCGAAGATGCAGTTCGAAAGAGAGAACTCGAAATAAATGCACATTCCAGAGGATAATTGAATTCggttaaaataatttagaaaatttaaaaatgtttcaaattattttccttatgaaaaaaagctacaatttAATCTGTTTTTAAGCTAAAGTAATACAACAACCTGCCTTTAGACGCGTTCAAACTAGTTCAGAAGAatagagagacagagagtgagtgagtgagagagagagagagatttcaAATTGCTAATATAAACGCAGTCTTGTCAAGCGCCCATGtcacaacaaaccacaaaaacagcagaaaatcatgttaattgaataaatagCTGTGCCGGCAAAATGTGTAGCGTTTGAAGACAAATCATCGAGTAATTTAATCGTAAAGGCCCGCCGTTGTGTTTTTCCAATGTCCGAAGCAACTGATTCAACAGCTGTCCTCGAGAAATCGGAACAGCAAAGCATACGACCACAGTTCGGCAATCGGTTCCTCTCTGCCGACGATGATGTCTTCCAGCACAATGCTTGGTAGGATATTGGTTAGCAGCTTTAAAAATGCTAGATTGGCACCATTTGCCCTGTGCCACACCTTAGTGCGTCACAAATGTGACTACGAATATACGCGTTATCGCAAAAAACCAGCCGGCGGAGGATCGCGTTTCCTGCGCGATCCTTCACAGGTGTTCAGTTTCAATTCGTGGTTGGTGTTGGTAAAACGTGAACAATgctgaatgtgtttttcttactttcttTTCTCACTCCCACAGGGACAATGTAGAATGGGACGAGGAGCAGGAGCATGCCGCTCTGGAGGGCGTGAAGAAAAACTCAACCATAAAGATGTCGGAGGAGGAAGCGACTCGCTTGGAGGAGGAAGCCGATCAGAACTGGGATCGATTCTATGGCGTACATCAGAATCGGTTTTTCAAAGATAGACACTGGTTGTTTACGGAGTTTCCTGAGCTAGCGCCCTATAAACGTTCCAGCGATGTTCCCGAACGCGTACTACCGGATGGGGAAACTGTTCACAGTAGGGTTGCAGTATCGGATACAGAAGTCAAACAGCAACGAAGAACGATATTTGAGATTGGTTGTGGAGTGGGAAATACTGTGTTTCCGATACTGAAGTATAGCGACGAGGAGAAGCTGATGGTTTACGCCAGTGATTTCTCTCGCCAAGCGATAGACATTATGTGCCAAAGTCCGGAGTACGATACGAAACGATGCCAAGCGTTTGTGCTGGATGCAACGGCGGAGCGGTGGGATGTTCCATTTGAGGAAAATAGTATCGATATAGTTGTGCTGATATTTGTCCTATCTGCAATCGATCCGGAACGGTAAGTATTTTGCATCTCGTTGCAGAGTAAATTGCCCTCCttctatttcaaaaatttcctcCTTTTCAGCATGCAACACGTGGTAAACCAAATCGCTCGCTATCTCAAACCCGGTGGCATGGTGATGTTACGCGATTACGGGCGGTATGACCTCGCCCAGCTACGATTCAAACCGGGCAAATGCCtgaaggaaaacttttacgCCCGTGGCGATGGGACGCTCGTTTACTTCTTCACGCAGGAAGACTTGAGAACGCTCTTCACGAAAGCGGGACTGATCGAGCAACAAAACATAGTCGACCGAAGGCTACAGGTAAATCGGGGCAAGTTGATAAAGATGTACCGCGTTTGGGTGCAGGTCAAGTTCCGGAAACCTAAGGACGGCCCGGTGTAGAAAGCTCAGACGTAAGTTGCCTTTTGATACGTCAAGATTTGTTTATTGGTGGGTTTTCTAGGAGCTAAATACAATAAAGTTTACATAATTTGAGACGACGAAATCACGCTTTACACTATTCTTATTCTTCGATATGCATAGTATCATTATAAAGCTTGATAAAGTCAGCGAAACTGTCTGCGTAATAGTTCGGCAGCTGGTCGGGATCGGTCTGTGCCAGCAGTACGTCTTTCGGTGTGCCACCGCTTAGCATGAGCAGCTTCTGGAAACCACACCGTGTACCGAATCCCATGTCTTGTGGCATCctgtagaagaaaaagtagaATCAGCTTTAGCATCATTCACATCTGAGCTTATCATTTTCCCCCCGCCAACACGTGCccggaaattaatttaaacacaACGTTTCCCCTCCCGGTTATCAGTGATTGATCGCACCATATTATGTTTATCACAATTCATCAGAACACATACTCGACGGTCGGCCTTAAACACGTAAGAGCAGCATACTTACATATCACCCACAAACAGGACACGCTTGGGATCGGTAATTTGGAACTGCTTTAGCACCACCTGGGCCAACGCTTTGCCCGGTTTGCCAAGTACGAGTGGTTTCCGTCCGGTTGAGCGTTCCAAAATGTCGATAAAATAGCCTGGCCCTATTACATCCATGCTGGTATCGAGCGGTATAATGTAATCGGTCGCGCCGGCAATGAACACACAGTTCGGATCACGCTCCAGATAGCATTTGGCTTTCATGAGGTTTTGCAGCGCGAGGTTCACATCGATATCGATCACGACGGCACCGACCTTGGGTCCGTGCTGCTCAAAGTAGTCCGTATAAACGCGCACCTGGTTCGCTTCGCGGCTATCCGGGAATCGTTCTTTtggctggaaaaaaaatcaaacgggTTAAAATTGTGGTTGGAGTACATGGAGATTCATCTTACCCCGTCGAGAACTTTAAAGCCAGCTTTCCGCAAATAATCCTTAAAAACTTCCGTCCCGATACAATACACAGCATCCTGCATGTGGATCGATTTTAGATAGTGAACCGTCGTCAGGGCAGGATGTACAATTTCCTCCTCCAGTGCATCGATACCGAGCGCGTGGAACTTTTTCTGATACTCCTCCATCGTGCGCATACCGTTGTTGGAGATGAAGGCCAGCTTCTTACCATTGGTCCGCAGCAACTGTAGTGCCTTGTCCACGCCCGGGATCGGACCGGTAAAGTTCCACAGCACACCGTCACAGTCGGACATGAGGGTATCGAACGAGTTGAGAAAGATTCGGCGCGCCTCCTTCGTCAGCTGCAGTATGTGTTTCATGTCTTTCTTTGCATGTTCTGccattttttgtgctgttggcTTTGGTTCTTATACCACTAGAAATAGAGAGAGGGGGAAACACAAAACTTGCAAGTAGAGGATGTAGAAGCTAAAGAATCTAGTATCCTTTGCATTCGGAAACTACGCGGAGATCGTTGCTTAGGAACGAAACATAGATCGTCGTACctgatgtgtgtgtattgttttggaattttaaaagcaaaagttttaataaataagttaaataatgaaaatgccaGCCCGAATTTGTCACAGAGAAATATGTATACAATCGACTAGAATGATACGATATATAGACTACAAAATGGCTTCCAGAAGGTCCTTTCTAATCTAAGCTAGACGATCCGATTTGTTTgaggtagtgtgtgtgtgtttaggtAAGTGAAGATCTTGATCTAGATAAGTTAAGTTTcgttaaaatttgaatttatccAAGTCactggtttttatttctttattatttttttcaatggaAATATGTTTCGTTGTCTCccaagaatttttaattatttaaattataatcgAAAAACAaccttttattttgctttttaatcgatttttaaCTATTAACCTTTTTGCCCTTTATCCAAGTTCCAAGATGTTGACGCTTCGTGCTTATGTAATGATGCAACAATGTGATGCAAACAATAACCATTCATAAATTGgaataaaattgtataaaacGCGCAACTTCCAAATTGCAAAGTcgttttatataaaaaactTAATTTTTTCACACTTCAATTTTCTACTGGGCTACTACTACTAGGTTAAGGGTAAATATATCACTGCACTTGCTGCTGCACACCTGTGCACACTATCACTGTACATCTGCATCTTCTCTCGAATGTGGATCCTACATTACGCAGCAATTTCGCATATATCCCGGCTATAAATCTCACCTGCTTTTGATAAGACACACGAGACACGAAGATTCGCCAGAATTGGTAGTGCGAAGCGAAGGGAGCAGCAATCACCGACAAACTAACCGACCGCCTCGGAACGGAAGCAAACACCATCTGAGACATCGTCTACCGGCTGGAAGGAGGTTGACCTGATGCACGAGCATTTGTTTGGGTCGTTTAGTGATGGTACTTCGGGAGGGGAGGCCAAGAAACCGGCCGGCAGAAAATCTGGCTGACTGTGCGACGAACAGGCAGACGAACGGACGTCACCATGACCTTCGGTTCACGTGGAAAGTCGCACTGTTGCTGCGCATGTCCTGCAAGCGTGAACCGGCTCGAGAAGAGGAGAAAATGCTCGGAATGCTCGAAATGCTGATAACTACTAAGAGttagtaatttttttataactttaAAAAGTACAAGATCATCTGagtacagacacacacacacacccaaatgTCGGATTTCCTCGCAGCAACAAACCCCTTTCGGAACGTAAATATCTCAGCCTCTTCCGCTTTCTCGCACCCGATGACTGGCGGCTCACGTCCAAACACATCCATGCCATTGCCATTTCCCTCTCCTCCCGATGTACCGTAGCTCCCCACGCGGAAGCTGAACCGCCCGACACACGGCTCGACGCGGAGGCTCGATTGTTGATGGACACTATCATTGATGCACAATCGGGCTCAATTGCTGTGTCAATTGGATTTTGCGCTCCATTCGGGATGATGGTCTGTGAGACAATCAGGGACCTGTTTCCATGTTGCTTCTGTTGCTTTGCGTTCTCACTCTCTGTCTCTCCCAAGGTTTGTCCGGGGGCTTGTTTAGAACATAACGTGCAATGTTGGTTGGAgagtgattt encodes the following:
- the LOC126562619 gene encoding uncharacterized protein LOC126562619; its protein translation is MAEHAKKDMKHILQLTKEARRIFLNSFDTLMSDCDGVLWNFTGPIPGVDKALQLLRTNGKKLAFISNNGMRTMEEYQKKFHALGIDALEEEIVHPALTTVHYLKSIHMQDAVYCIGTEVFKDYLRKAGFKVLDGPKERFPDSREANQVRVYTDYFEQHGPKVGAVVIDIDVNLALQNLMKAKCYLERDPNCVFIAGATDYIIPLDTSMDVIGPGYFIDILERSTGRKPLVLGKPGKALAQVVLKQFQITDPKRVLFVGDMMPQDMGFGTRCGFQKLLMLSGGTPKDVLLAQTDPDQLPNYYADSFADFIKLYNDTMHIEE
- the LOC126560965 gene encoding methyltransferase-like protein, with the translated sequence MSEATDSTAVLEKSEQQSIRPQFGNRFLSADDDVFQHNAWDNVEWDEEQEHAALEGVKKNSTIKMSEEEATRLEEEADQNWDRFYGVHQNRFFKDRHWLFTEFPELAPYKRSSDVPERVLPDGETVHSRVAVSDTEVKQQRRTIFEIGCGVGNTVFPILKYSDEEKLMVYASDFSRQAIDIMCQSPEYDTKRCQAFVLDATAERWDVPFEENSIDIVVLIFVLSAIDPERMQHVVNQIARYLKPGGMVMLRDYGRYDLAQLRFKPGKCLKENFYARGDGTLVYFFTQEDLRTLFTKAGLIEQQNIVDRRLQVNRGKLIKMYRVWVQVKFRKPKDGPV